The Ascaphus truei isolate aAscTru1 chromosome 20, aAscTru1.hap1, whole genome shotgun sequence genome includes the window ATAGAACTGGTATAGACCAACAACATTTATAACCAAGCATCTCGTATAGTGCTACTAGTATTATACCCACATTACCCTCAGTATCAAGCATATCCTATAGCAAAATGACACAGTTACAGCTACTTCTGCAGCTATTCTGCCACAATACCattcttaggcccgggccatagagggttgAGCCGTGCTGAACCGcgcggacgctgaggctcgcctgcagaagctgtgcaattccacgcacatacaggcgagccagcgtccgcgatcggaggtggggggagactgagggaggcggggcagtgacgtcgctgggccaatcgcccgcgacgcactgacgtcgacgtcacggcgccgacgtcacggcgccgtgacgttgacgctgccccactctcattggaggttttcagccgacagcgcgctgaaaaacagcttggcgctcggctgaaaactccaaagcctccgcacgcctgcggactctcgcgcgagccccctctcaaggcatcctcattgaggatgcaggggctcagcgctgagcgtccgcacgcctcagcacggcctgtccttgtatggactcggccttaggcctcgtccagggtggtgctgagcgggcgtgCGCTCACGCTGGACCcgttgcggcaatgtgtgtggccagtgtgagtTTGGATAAATCCATGATTTTGAGTGCGTAAAcatacttaatttttttttagatcCGCTGTCTAAAGTTCTAGATAAAGCAAATAAACCAGTATTTTCTGCGATGGGGAAAAAATAGAGTGATAGCAGTTGACGTATCAAATGATGGCAAAAATGCCCTGATTTTGTCATCTTTAATATATGTTGCTAAATAGGGATTATATAatgaggagaaggagcggctcagtgagtaaagacagtgacaggattcccggtgtcggctccttgtgaccttgggcgagtcactttatctccctgtgcctcaggcaccaaaaacatagattgtaagctccacggggcagggactgtgtcggcaaaaatgtctctgtaaagcgctgcgtaaaactatcggtgctgtacaagaacatgctattgttATATAGGTGTTTGTAGTTTGGTCCTGAAGCTCTCATGTCAATAAAAGAAGGATAGCTGTATGTTAACCTCTTCTCAGCTggttttatttcaaatacaatgtgTAATGACATAACACCTGCGTGGTAACTTTGTTCTTTAATGACCGCCTTGCAGTGGTTAATAAAGAGACTGCTTAATACTGTATTCatcattgtgtgtttgatgtcatTGAAGTCTGTTTCCATGGAAACCGAGCGCCTTCCGCATCATAGAGGCGTGGCGCCAGGGAGGCTAGAGCGTCTTCCGTAATCGTAGAGTGGCGGCGCCAGGGAGGCTAGAccgtcttttcttttttttttgtaatcataGAGCTGCGGCGCCAGGGAGGCTAGAGCGTCTTCTGTGACCATAGAGTTGAGGCGCCAGGGAGGCTAAAGCGTATTCTGTAACCATAGAGTTGTGAGTGACAAAGGAGGCTAGAGCGTCTTCTGTAATCATAGAGTTGTGGCGCCAGAGGCTGGAGCGTCTGCTTTATTCCATAGAGCCCGGCGGCAGGCGCACCTCCAAGACCATAGAAAAAAAGGGGCTAGACCGCCaagggcagtgacgtcacttcctgttaGTGGAAAGGCGAAACATCCGGGGTTGGTAAGTGCAGGGTACAATAATAATGCTCTCGCCTGATATCAGCAGGAGTACGCTATATATAGGAGGATATCACTGGTAATACACCCAGTGCCCCTACCCCCTGCTGCATGCTCCTGTACCGCTCATGCCCCCTGCTTCATGCTTCTAGTACCCAGCATACCCCCTGCTTCATGCTCCTAGTACCATTCATGCTCCCTGCTTCATGCTCCCTGCTTCATGCTCCTTGTACCAGTCATGCCCCATGCTTCATGCTCCTAGTACTATTCATGCTCCCTGCTTCATGCTCCTTGTACCAGTCATGCCCCATGCTTCATACCCCCTGCTTGATACTCCCAGTGCCAGTCATACCCATGGCTTGATGCTCCCAGTACCTGTCATACCCCCTACTTGATGCTCCCAGTACCAGTTATGCTCCCCCTGATGCTTCCAGTACCTGTCATGCTTCCAGTACCTGTCATGCCCCCTGCTTGATGCTCCCAGGACCAGTTATGCTTCCCCTGATGCTTCCAGTACCTGTCATGCTTCCAGTACCTGTCATGCTTCCAGTACCTGTCATGCTTCCCGTACCTGTCATGCCCCCTGCTTGACGCTCCCATTACCTGTAAAACCCACCTCTAATAACCCAAATTGCTGTCTGTGATCTCCTTGTtgctttcacatacacacacaccatttctATGTATACTTTTTAGTAAAGTCTCCCAGGAATAGTAATAATGAAGTTACTCTCTTACTTTTCCTCACCCCCAGAAATCATCATGATTGAAGTTGTTTGTAATGACCGTTTGGGGAAGAAAGTCAGAGTAAAGTGCAAGTATCCTTTGTAAACTGAAAGGAATCCTACCCAGCAGAGCGTACCCTCTAAAATACATGAGGGACACAGATATAATATAGGGAGGAGGGACCATTGAGAATATGAAATCCTGCCCCGCTGAGCTAACACCCTAACATACAGAGGGACATGTGGACTTAGAAAATAAGGAAATCCTGCCATGCAGAGCTGACTATAGCCCTATAAGATTACTGCCAGGACCTCTGTTTCCTTGACTCAATTCTGTTTAGCTCTGAGGACACCATTAAGGATCTGAAAAAGCTTATTGCAGCTCAAACAGGGACCCGATGGGAGAAGATTGTACTGAAGAAGTGGTGAGTGTGTCTGATTGTGATCAAATTGAGTTGCTTGGAGTCTGTGCGCCTGTtatttttacccccccccctcctctttcagcTGTTAtttttaaccccccccctcctctttcagctgttatttttctctcccccccccctcctctttcagcTGTTATTTTTCTCTTCCAGGTACACCATATTCAAGGACCATGTGACATTAAATGACTGTATCCTTTTAACTTCCCTCACATCCaactacatatatacagtattatacataGTGCTTAGGGgcaccaggtggcttctccaaaaatactggacacaatggtgaaaggtgcgacacgctagaaacaccccccccatctccgctCCATGCCGTTTCGTCCTctacttggccccacccccaggctcctgacatctcctcctgatagctgcattacccagcagcaaccaatcaggatggcggaagctgcccagcctcctagcaacagccctgatcTCTCCCTGCTCGTGggaaatcccccctcccccccccccagagaggcaataccggtatacacgtacacgcccagaaaggcaataccggtatacacgtccagagaggcaatacctgtatacacgtacacgcccagagaggcaataccggtatacagatacacgcccagagaggcaataccggtatacacgtacacgcccagagaggcaataccggtatacagatacacgcccagagaggcaataccggtatacacgtacatgcccagagaggtaataccggtattcacatacacgcccagagaggtaataccggtattcacatacacgcccagagaggtaataccggtatacacatacacgcccagagaggtaataccggtattcacgtacacgcccagagaggcaataccggtatacacacacgcccagagaggcaataccggtatgcacatacacgcccagagaggtaataccggtatgcacatacacgcccagagaggcaataccggtatgcacatacacgcccagagaggcaataccggtatacacgtacccgcccagagaggtaataccggtatacacgtacacgcccagagaggtaataccggtattcacgtacacgcccagagaggcaataccggtatacacacacgcccagagaggcaataccggtatgcacatacacgcccagagaggcaataccggtatgcacatacacgcccagagaggtaataccggtatgcacatacacgcccagagaggtaataccggtatgcacatacacgcccagagaggtaataccggtatgcacatacacgcccagagaggtaataccggtatgcacatacacgcccagagaggtaataccggtatgcacatacacgcccagagaggtaataccggtatgcacatacacgcccagagaggtaataccggtatgcacatacacgcccagagaggtaataccggtatgcacatacacgcccagagaggtaataccggtatgcacatacacgcccagagaggtaataccggtatgcacatacacgccctgagaggtaataccggtatacacatacgtgcctagagaggtaataccggtatacacatacatgcctagagaggtaataccggtatacacatacacatccagagaggtaataccagtatacacacatacacatctgtATGTACACATGCATAGTGTCGAACTGCAGATCACATATTCTGTGTGTTTATatctatatgcagtgttcgacaaacctatacatttgctcgccccgggcgagtggatttaacccccgggcgagtaaatattggcccaagcagcacacgtttggtactaggtggcgagtagatttttatgtgtggcgagtagattttttggtgatttgtcaaccactgtctatatgtatctgtgtatttACTCTGACTCTCTCGAAAAGATGGTTGCTTGCATTCACATATAAAAACCTCTAGAATTGCCCTATCTCAGTATATACGGTAGGCTGCTCATTCGCCTCAAACTGGCTGCGACCTGCTCTCCTCTGGGATGGTGGTAAGTGGTAGCCTCTCTGATAGAGGGAAGGTGAGAAAATATAGTGTCTTCTCTTTAATATAAGGAAAAGTCATGCACTTGCATACATTCAAAATAATGGCGCTATACCAAGGACCAAAGCCGGAAGAATCTCCGATCAGGAAGCAAACGTCCTGCGCGTCTCTTCGGGCTCCGTCCCCCTCGGAATGACTTAGCCGAAGACCTGGATAATCGTCTCCTCGCTTACTGGTGCAGCTCCATTTGCGCACAATCCAGTCACTCCTGGGCTCTACcaacaccctatgcgtttcgctgTTAGGCTTCCTCAGCCTACCTTGCATACAGAGATTTGCCAATTTTAGATGTGCGTGCAATACTTGCCAGTCTACTTTTTGCTCATGATTTCGTGACCTACTGCACCATTTTGTCTGTTTTTGCACCTGCATATTTTTGGCTTCAAAGACCTTCATATTCAACTGTTTGTGGCGTTGAGGTACTGTTGGCAGCAATTATAGGGAAACTTTATTTTTAGACGATTTAGATTAATTATCTTATAGTTTTACATATTTGATTTATTGTATGTAAACATACATACCGTATATCATATAttttgtgtatgtaaatgtgtgtatgtatacagcaAATTACaaattacttgtgagcacattcacatttcagacaggtctgcaactctggttttcaccattatcgcctagcatacagtgcttccactgcagcaagggattctgggaaatgacctgcaaatgagcacacaacgtcaccttttgcttcaaatccatgtacccctgtaagcttatgcctgccacattacacagcttttcagcacagcccgggttaaagtgcatagccagtaaccctacatgcagacagctgtttcaaccgtTGTGGGTCTCGTCAGCGTgagaggctggttatactggctttgcaatatgtAGATACACTACATTTTGGTGCCTTCACTTCCTTAACGATCACACTAAAGATGAAATTCACGATGGCATGAACCTGGAGTTATATTACCAGTGACCCGCTTCTCTCCCATGTATCCAGCGTCCTGTCTCTCCTATGTGAGGAATATCATTCCCTTTGGGCGCCATGTGTAACGTCTGCGGTTCCTCCATCCTGCTGTGGAGTCCTACAATGTGACCACCATCAGGACTGCACACCCCAGAAACCCTGGATGCAAATAACTCTGTTTTCCTTTTTGTTATTAAAACCCGTTTTGTTTTTCTTATTAAAAaccagtgggggaaaaaaaaaaaaatccgtttGGGCAAATCCATGATTCCGAGTGCGTAAAAATACTTTTACATTTTTAGATCCGCTGTCTAAACTTCTAGATAAAGCAAATAAACCAGTATTTTCTgcgatggaaaaaaaaaagtggtagTAGTTGACATAGCAAATGTTGACAAAATGCCCTGATTTTGACATCTTTAATATATGTTGCTAAATAGGGATGGACACATTATTAAATATCACTTATAtgaagtgttcgacaaacctatacatttgctcgccccgggcgagtggatttaacccccgggcgagtaaatattggcccaggcagcacacgtttggtactaggtggcgagtagattttttggtgatttgtcaaccactgcttataGGATAGAACAGGTGTGCGCAAACGTTTGTCTGCGGTTCCCCGTGTCTGCTCGTGACTCCTTCCTTACCTGGTGTCCTGCGTTTTCTGTTGTCACGACGTCCTTTGACGGCATGTGACGACGTGTCGCTTAAAGCTGCTGGAGACCAAGtcagagaagttacagaggcctcgcacgtgCTCcctggtatttaatttaaatgcctccgggaagagtgtggggcctgttaaccgccgcgccccctcctcctctccccccccatgaaaatctcacgcccccctagtttgcgcacccttgggaTAGAACATCCAGTTCATTatcctaggacatacttgaaaacgagagttaactctcaatgtattacttcctggtaaaacattttataaatatttttttttaatcagtgctACAAAGTATGAACCGGAAAGTTAATGGACAATGTCCCCAAGCAAATAATCAATGTGCATATATTAATGTGTCATATTATGGAGTTCTGACCAATTGGAAACCGGGTCTTATGTAAATCGTCCAAGCGTTTGTTGAAATCCTCCTTGGAATGTTTGATGGAACTGTGTGTTGACCCACCGACCATAACCCAAATATAGGAGAGTGATGAAGTATTCAAATGAGGGGGAAGGGTTATAGGGTGCCCGCAAGCTAGGACCCAGATGGAAAAACTCCCCCTAGGCACCCCTCTATTAATCCTCCCATTTTGAAATATCCCTTAAAAATGTGATCTTCCCTAAAACAAAGGAAGTGTAATCCGACACAGAGCAAATATGTCTGTTttggtttctttggaaattaatAATTTGCTTGAAATTGGGGTCTCTAAAGCAGGGGAGGTTGCTATTGAGTGTTTACTCCTGAACCTCTAGCTTGTCCTGTCTCTTAGgttgcggccaggcagggagcgagcacGCTGACGCTcgtgcgcggtgacgtcacgcgctcTGCTGGGCCCGGGCGATTTATGGCCGGCTAATTGCGCgcggggagggggcgcggccggGACGTCACAGCGCTGGTTCGCCCACATTgagcgaaccactcacgtgacgcgccagcgagcgGCGCAATCACAtttgcttgcttcggcaagcagctaagcgccgggcgcgctcatgctggccacacacgtaacaatgtgtttcatcgcggccaacGTGCGCTCCTGCTCAgcgtcaccctggacgaggccttggAGCCGAGAACGataagaggagagaggggtgtttGTGCACACTTGTTCAGGACAGTAATCAAGGAGCCTATGGCCCTTAGCAAGGTCTACAGGAATGGAAATGTGGCTTCTGTATGGTgatttccttttttttgtttaattacatttgtatgtattttgctTTTCTATACGTGTGCTATTTGACTGATGCAGCTTTTCACAATGCTTGCAAACTAACTTTTTATTGGTGTCAATCACCCATATTGAAACCCTTAAACGCCAGTTTCGTGTAGAAGGGACTGCCTCTTAAGCAAAATAATTACATGAATGAGACCGCAATGAACATGTTTTCCATGTATTCttagacatggggggggggggggtggagtcttGGGAATATACAATGCTTATATTACGCTAACTACTTGTAAAATAACGAGGCTTCATACAGAGTTTGGGACTTCTGTTTTGGATCTATGGTCGATAAGGTGGTGAGAGATTATGGGTCATTGTGGCGGGAGGTTTGAATAACATGGTACAAtcccaaagtgcggggaaacagcctcaggTGAGGAGAaaccaacacaacacagacaaaccatttcctcaaagtgcaggtctcctctaggacagagatacaaagtagagatctactcacaagttcataattaAGTTCTCATTTTAATGTGACAGCAAGAACAGTGGAATAACaaagtttcaggtcccatatggacatTTCATCACCTgctgaaaggtccatatgggacctgaaacgttgttatTCCACAGTTCttgctgtcacattaaatggagaacttcattatgaattTGTGAGTAGATctttactttgtatctctgtcctagaggagacctgcactttgaagaaattgtttgaaTAAGATGGTGAAAGCTTGTGGTTCATTGAGCGTTCGGAAGTGTGGTTGAGGCACCGGGGGGCTATGATTCTACCCGAAGTAGGACAGCAGTTTGAAAATGCAGAGTTTGGGGTCTTTCTATATCTCTCTGTGTTGTCGTGGTCATTGTTAATGGTCAGAGGGAAGGCGTGTTTGGTGTGCAATTGTAAGGGTCCGTTCGAAGTGTGGTTGATTACTGCCTTGGAGATAAAGGGGTAATTGGGTGGaaatgtagttacatagtagacaaggttgaaaaatgacatgtccatcaagttcaacctatgccaaatttagacgacagatacttatcctatgtatatccccctttgggattacgatggctttaaggggttaatgggcCCACACAAAGTAAAGCTCCTTCCGGATCACATGGTGCTGGGATGATTCTGCAGTAGTTAATCCCTATTCTCTTCTGCCTGGATAGAGTGACGTcaggctggtgtgtgtgtatctatatctcaGAAGGGCATGCTCCATAGCACAATGATTTCATAAAAGGTGATAATAGCGGGTAAAAAATACTCAAAATTattataatgcaatggaacaggTGGTAACATTACCACTTAGAAGTCCTGTTTGCAGAGTCCTGCTGGATAGATATGATGTCCCAGTAGGCTCAATACTGCACATCAAAAGCTCTGAGGAGCTCTGTACCTCGAAATCTCAGTTCCAGCAGGCGGCACCTACAGTTCTCTGACATTTCACCAGTGGAAAATCACGATTTGGAAGTTATAGAGAGTTTTAGACGGCTATTAGTGATTTTATAGTTCTCTGtttattttgatgtttttttctGATCGTGTATGTGCATATTTTATATTCATATTTATGTATCCATTCACTGATCTGTTGAGTCTACTTATAACGTTTAGGCCACACCAGTACTCATTACCTCTGGTTGTGTGATACTTAATTAAATTCATATTTGCTGCCTTCTACCTACTGTAAGCAGAGGAGTCACTGTCTCCAAAGGAATGTAAAGGCTAATACAGGTCTCATTGGTCAAAATTGTGTGGTTACCATGATGACAGATGGGCTATTTATCCCAGACATTGACCCCTGAGGAAGTTACATAGCAGTTGAGGTTGAAaagatatgtccatcaagttcaacctatgctaaatttagatgacagatacttatcctatatttgtatttacagtatattgagtatatatagtatagttTAGTGGGCGGTGTGTtaatgaaacacgtagggtgtaCCCTAAGTAATCAAACAAGCTTGTGTGAGAGGAGAGGGCGACCAAGCTGTGACATCAGCATCTTGCGACTTCTTGATTGGACGGAAGGTTTCCCCTAGCAACGAGAACGCTGACTGCCAAGCGCTGCCTTCCCTAGTAGGAGAGACTGTTCCCCCTCACGTCCTGTGGATCTTGTGACTTGGCTGAAAGGATCTTTACACCGTTCACTTGATTTTACAGAACACAGTAGTGTGAATTGgcttttttatactgtatgtaacctccCCTACAAAGGGTTACTAGTATGGTTAGCATGTACAGGTCCCACCTTGTGTTGCCACGGGATCACGCGTCATGCCACGAACAAAAGAAATCTCAGAGGAACTCAGAAaaacagttattgatgctcatcagtctggaAAGGGTAACAAAACAatttgcaaaacatacagaaccccaataagctcatattgaacccccaaaataaccactatatatatatgcgtataggtgtcaaagaggagtgttactgagcatggcaatatatatttaaaaccagagacagaacatgaaacacagacagagctcagtgctacatccattaacacagatacacggtacagtgcctatatatagatatatatatatatctatctatatatatatatatatatatatataacaagaaaacaatatgaagtagcgccgctaaatatcCAGTTAATTATAAATTATTGGTAGGAGAGACAATAACTGATTAgataggcttgaaggggcagctagatagggctagtacactatgataaaacttttaGAAATTACAAATAGCAATGCAATCTCCTGACaaaaaaccctaaaggaaaaaatataaaaaatctaaaaaatgtatttattaataaaaaatatatatagaaaaaattgtcaaaagataaaaatatataataaaaaaccttcaatacataaagtcctgttccagtggaaatgtccttggtttcttgcagcccgtttcaaagggatcaccagtccctagtgatatctggaaaaaaagaacaagaaagaaacaggcgcacacctagtgcattaccacaataaaaatgtattggatgaacataaaatctaacaaatggccactcacaaggatacagcaaataaaagcgtgtatgagataggctctcatgtgccttgcagctcaatcaccagcgtccgtctGCAATCAGTGGCGTCATCACGTGGGTCAGcttcgtgaaccggaaccggaagaggggtctttcaccttcagtgctccatcacattggtccctccgggaaacaggcacctcaGATGTACAAATGTATAAGGTAGCAAgctgggagagcagcacacgggagccaaaagttctcagtcaacctgcatcagtgtttgtgggcaaatggcggccggactctagccacgccctacgcgtttcgtcatcaaatggcgacttcttcaggggttacccttcaagcatatgtccttagtatttatagggaggtgaaCAGCAAGTAGCCAATAAAGGATTAATGAATTAAAGCAATCAATTGAATCAATTACACATATATGTACAATTAGAACAAATATAAGCAATTTCTAAATATTCTGAGGACCCCATTGATGGGCTATGGTCTTCTGTCTGGGCATTGTGGTCCTATTCATTTATTCAAGGGGTCAGTCAGCTTTCGTGTCTGTTACGATTCATCTCCACAAATGGTCAATAttctaaaaaaaattattcttcatttttatttttatatttatttttatttttactttcatttttatttattttttaatttttattttttatttttattatttattttttatatttatttttatttttattttaatattattattatttttatttattaattttatttcatttcaaTTATCATCcttatttcattattttcatttCATTACATGATATACATAATTTACAATTAATAATTTTTAGTATACACATATTTCACAATTTCTTCATTATTTCGTTATTCACATTACTCACATACACTTTATTATGCATTATACACTATCATTCACAATGAGACACATAACACAATCCATTTTCATATTTATTAGAACACAGCACTCAcatttaatttgtttaatacttttATATTAGTTTAAGTCACCGTCGCTCCCATTTTATCTGTCCTTGCTTTTGGATCCATCTTATTTACCTCCTCTGACTCCCTACTGACAATCCAATAATGGGTTAACACCCTGGTAACATATCAGGTAACTATTTGCCATTTTATTGGGTGTCATTGgtttaaatgaaaatgtttattgcTAATTTATATAGCTGTCCATATACTATGGTTCATTCATTCGTGATCTCCTTAATTGAGATGTCACTAATAATCAAGTGCAATAGATCTGACCTTACTAAACATGTCATTTGCTCTATACATTGTGATATAAATAGTCCATTTCAAATATACTCTCTAGAATGTCTGAATGTAATTAATCCTTATATTCAATTACTATGCACCTTTTAGTGCTGTTTGTCTATTGATTTAGCCTGTTATATTCCACTCATTAATTGTATTCACATCATCAGTAATATCAAGCACATTTATAACATCAGTTATGTTGTTTCAATCTATAGTTTGCATATCACGCCTTGGACATCAATGGGGTCCTCAGAATATTTAGAAATTGCTTATACTTGTTCTAATTGTACATATATGTGTAATTGATTCAATTGATTGCTTTAATTCATTAATCCTTTATTGGCTACTTGCTGttcacctccctataaatactaaggacatatgcttgaagggtaacccctgaagaagtcgccatttga containing:
- the UBL5 gene encoding ubiquitin-like protein 5 yields the protein MIEVVCNDRLGKKVRVKCNSEDTIKDLKKLIAAQTGTRWEKIVLKKWYTIFKDHVTLNDYEIHDGMNLELYYQ